From the Planktothricoides raciborskii GIHE-MW2 genome, the window TAATCCTCAATTTTCACCAAATAGCCATCGGCTTCTAATCGCTGCACCACATTTTTCCGGGCTTCAAAGCGGTCTTGACCCACAAACGACCCAGCATTCTGATTTAAACTGCCGTCCTTATTCATAATATTAATAAACGGCAAATGGTGGCGTTTACCCATTTCAAAATCATTCGGGTCATGGGCCGGAGTCACCTTCACGCAACCAGTCCCAAATGCCGGGTCAACCAACTCATCGGCAATAATCGGAATTTCCCGCCCCATAATTGGCAAAGTAATCGTTTTACCAATTAAATGTTGATAGCGATCGTCATTAGGATTCACTGCCACCCCGGTATCGCCCAACATCGTTTCTGGTCGAGTTGTTGCCACTTCCAAAAAGCCACTGCCGTCGGTCAAAGGATAGCGAAAATGCCACAAATGACCATTCACTTCTTTTTGTTCAACTTCCAAATCAGAAACCGCTGACTGACTTGCCGGGCACCAATTCACCAAATACTGACCGCGATAAATCAGCCCTTGTTCATAAAGACTGACAAACGCCTCCAAAACTGCCTTGGATAAGCCTTCATCCATTGTGAACCGTTCCCGCGTCCAATCCACGGACACCCCCAAACGGCGCAATTGATTAACGATCGCACCTCCTGACTCGGCTTTCCACTGCCAGGCCCGTTCTAAAAACTTCTCGCGGCCCAAGTCATCGCGGGTTTTGCCCTCCTCTCGCAGTTGCTTTTCCAAAATCGTCTGAGTGGCAATACTCGCGTGGTCAGTTCCGGGCAAATAAAGGGTATTGCGTCCTCTCATGCGGTGATAGCGGGTCAACACATCAATCAGGGTATTGTTAAACGCATGACCCATGTGCAACCGGCCCGTAATATTCGGCGGCGGAATCACGATACAGTAAGGTTCGCCGGAATGGTTGGGGTCTGCTTTAAAAATATGCTGTGATTCCCAATATTCTTGCCACTTCGCTTCAGTGGTGGTCGGGTCATATTGGGAGGGAAGATTAGGAATTGTTGATGTCATCGCGAGTTTATGTAGTTTAGGCCAACTGTCTAATGTAACTTATTTTGTGTAACTTTTATTGCCTTTATTCTATTTTTTGGTTTTTTGATGGGAAGATTCACCACAGAGACACGAAGGACACAAAGGAAGTTAATTATCAGTTCTTTGCGTTCTTTGTGCCTTTGTGGTGAATCAGATTTTCAGTAAATTATACTGGTTTTTGGGAGAATAAATTATTCACCACAGAGACACGAAGGACACAAAGTAAGTTAATTATCAGTTCTTTGTGTTCTTTGTGCCTTTGTGCCTTTGTGGTGAATCAGATTTTCAGTAAATTATACTGGTTTTTGGGAGAATAAATTATTCACCACAGAGACACGAAGGACACAAAGTAAGTTAATTATCAGTTCTTTGTGTTCTTTGTGCCTTTGTGGTGAATCAGATTTTCAGTAAATTATACTGGTTTTTGGGAGAATAAATTATTCACCACAGAGACACGAAGGACACAAAGTAAGTTAATTATCAGTTCTTTTTTCGATATTTTTTTCCTCTATTACTAAGTTAAAATATAAAATATAGCAATAATCTAAACAAATAAAAATTTTAATTGTTTTTATGATGTAATTTAATCCATAATTTTGGTTAAATTTTACCGACAAAATTATCGTATGTGGATGACGATCGCCCAGAATTTTTTGATAGATTTTCCAGGCTTGCCGATATAGCGCTTCGGCGGCTTAAAACCCCCGTTGGTAGTAGTAAACCATTTCTAAGTTGTTCAGCGATCGCGCCACATTTGGATGATTTTACCCCAGTAATCGCTGAAAAATTTTTCAAGGTTTTAATTAATCAAAGTTCGTTTTGTTGATACTAATTATGGGAATAATAAAGATTTGCTTATTTGTTCAGATAACTGGCTACATCGTGATGATTCTCTCCCGAAATAAATTTGCTTAAATATCCCTAAAGCTTGCGATAAAAGTGGTTCCGCGTTTCTATATCTTTTTTGGCAGTGATTGACCATACCTAAGTTACTTAGAGAAGCGGCTAATTCCAGATTATTTTCTCCCAAAAACCTCTTTATAATTACTCAATATTGGCAAATTGTTCTACTTCTTGATATTGCTTTTGGTAGTAAATTAACCCCGTAAGATTCAAGATATCAGCTACTTCGATTTTTTGACACAATTTTTTTGCGAGGTAATCGCTTTTTCAAGGTATTTAATTGCTAACGCTTGTTCTTTTAAATAGTCCCGATATTCCCACCGTTGCACTCTAGTTTGATATCTATTTTGGTAAATTTTCCCTATGTTGGCATATAAAATACTCAAACTGGTGTCTTTGACTCCTTGCTGCTTTTTTTGGGCAATTAGCTGTTGGAACTCTGTTAAGGACAATAAGACATCATCGGTGTCTTCAGCATCCGAGGATAAGCCACTTTCTAGAGATGGCAAATTTTTTGATTCGTTTTGATCAGAAATTGCGGTTTTTTTGTCTGAAAAGCGAGAAAAATATTGGTGATAACGCCAAACCCTTGGGGCGACAACCAGGTCTGGGCGATCGGGGTTTTGTGGTGTTTGATTTTTATCTTTCTGATGGTTTTGAGAGGCGATCGCTCAATTCTTCACTATCCATTAGATAATTTTCCTTCTTTGTAGCCACTCGGTGACAAGAGACAATGACAAGAGACAATTCGGCGATTGGATATACTGAATACTTTACCCCAAATTTGGCCAAGAGTTAGAACCTCAATGGGGGATTAAGTCTAAAATTTGGTCAGTTGGTTGAAACTTTTTGCATAATTATTGAGAATTATTGAAACATTTTCATGGTATTGATTCTAGGGATAATCCTAGGGATATTATTTTAATTTTTGCAAAGACGACGAACCCATGCGCCCATACCGGGGGCGATACCGAGGGCGATCTGAACCCCTGATGGTGTATGGGCTGACAACCCGGATCCTAAATCCTTTGAGCATGGTCTATATTAAAGAAACGCTGTAATCAACGCGGCTAATGGCAGGTCTGTGACAGGTAATACAGATGAGTGATGATCCTAAACCCAATCTACCCCCAGATCCCAAAGCCCAAAAGCTTTCGAGTTTTTGGTTTCGTTTTCTGTTTTGGGTAAAACGACCCTCGACCATTGCCATTATGTTTTCTCTGGTGGCATTGGGGACGGGGGCTACTGTTTGGGCTTATCTATTTATCACCCAAAAGCTGGTGCCTCTGGTATCGGAACAGATGACTAAAATTGTGAATCGACCCGTCGAATTAGGCAGCGTCGAACGATTTTCTCTGAATAGTATCCGGTTTGGTCGGTCTGTAATGCCTCCGACGGATAGTGACCCCGATCGCCTCTCCATTGAAGGGGTAAAAGTGGGTTTTAATATTGTGCCACTATTGTTAAAACGTTCTCTACCTGTAACAATTACCTTAGAAAAAGTTAATGCATATATAGAACAAGATGAGTCCGGGGCATGGCTGGATCTAAATATCACTACCGAAGATAAACCTTTGCCTATAGAAATCCCCACCACCATTAAAATTCCTGATGCCCAAATTGTGCTTTTGGCCAAGGGCAAAACCACCCCGTTGTCGGTAAATATTGATTTAAAAACTCAGTTATCGGAAAAAT encodes:
- a CDS encoding tetratricopeptide repeat protein; amino-acid sequence: MGENNLELAASLSNLGMVNHCQKRYRNAEPLLSQALGIFKQIYFGRESSRCSQLSEQISKSLLFP